Proteins from one Mugil cephalus isolate CIBA_MC_2020 chromosome 15, CIBA_Mcephalus_1.1, whole genome shotgun sequence genomic window:
- the il13ra2 gene encoding interleukin-13 receptor subunit alpha-2 isoform X1: MASNSWLPLSAALLLLLIMWAMRCSGLTVDPPEDLAVFDPGHLGRLKISWSPPGRLINMTECSVSYHLEYFDTYKNSWSAVRTAWSTYSAQFDLMKDVRVRVYTMLQGPCTNNAMVMSTNYTELIQTPPSTGVRGTEVQDFICIYQNLEYLECKWKRSPKMPANSQQQLFFWHQELEQAVECPKYIESHKHRSGCNFTGNPVPQFTTINFCINGSSSEGPLKPAFMSLQIQDHVKSAATEKLHLQTRPDKQLQLNWECPAGRIPGHCLEWEVEHLMGTDAKPSRISTLETNLTLSFSDDSARNCFRVRSKLHKYCAEKSFWSDWSPQTCLPEKEEEAAPDVSPVFISVAVAIIAMLFLTLCVGAILRMRKPRHEKKLDSLLTKLFLKNSAVVAMEA, translated from the exons ATGGCGAGTAACTCCTGGCTGCCTCTTTCAGCTGCGCTGCTATTGCTCCTGATAATGTGGGCTATGCGGTGCAGCGGGCTTACAG tggaCCCCCCTGAGGACCTTGCGGTATTCGACCCAGGTCATCTTGGACGTCTGAAGATTTCCTGGAGCCCCCCAGGCAGGTTGATCAACATGACAGAGTGCTCAGTATCCTATCACCTGGAGTACTTCGACACCTACAAGAACAGTTGGTCT GCCGTCAGGACTGCATGGAGCACCTACAGTgcccagtttgatctgatgAAAGATGTTAGAGTGAGAGTGTACACTATGCTGCAAGGACCATGCACCAACAATGCGATGGTGATGAGTACAAACTACACTGAGCTCATTCAGACACCTCCCAGCACAG GTGTTAGAGGTACCGAAGTCCAGGATTTTATCTGCATTTACCAAAACCTGGAGTACCTGGAGTGCAAGTGGAAAAGAAGTCCAAAGATGCCAGCAAACTCTCAGCAACAACTGTTTTTCTG GCATCAAGAACTAGAACAGGCAGTGGAGTGCCCCAAATACATtgaatcacacaaacacaggagtgGCTGCAACTTCACTGGAAATCCTGTCCCTCAATTCACAACTATCAACTTCTGTATAAATGGATCCTCCTCTGAAGGGCCCCTGAAACCAGCATTCATGTCCCTGCAAATACAAGACCATG tGAAGTCTGCTGCTACAGAGAAGCTGCATCTGCAAACACGTCCAGACAAGCAGCTCCAACTAAACTGGGAGTGTCCTGCTGGGAGGATTCCTGGACACTGCCTAGAGTGGGAGGTGGAACACCTTATGGGAACTGATGCCAAACCATCACGG ATTAGCACCTTAGAGACAAACCTGACTCTGTCGTTCAGTGATGACAGCGCGAGAAACTGCTTCAGGGTTCGGTCGAAACTGCATAAATACTGTGCAGAGAAGAGCTTCTGGAGTGATTGGAGTCCCCAGACATGTCTTCCAG aaaaggaagaagaagctgctcCTGATGTGTCACCTGTCTtcatttctgttgctgttgCCATTATTGCCATGCTGTTTCTGACTTTGTGTGTGGGGGCCATTCTCAGAAT GAGGAAACCAAGACATGAGAAGAAGCTGGACTCTCTGCTCACCAAACTGTTTCTCAAAAATTCAGCTGTTGTAGCCATGGAGGCCTAA
- the il13ra2 gene encoding interleukin-13 receptor subunit alpha-2 isoform X2, whose protein sequence is MASNSWLPLSAALLLLLIMWAMRCSGLTVDPPEDLAVFDPGHLGRLKISWSPPGRLINMTECSVSYHLEYFDTYKNSWSAVRTAWSTYSAQFDLMKDVRVRVYTMLQGPCTNNAMVMSTNYTELIQTPPSTGVRGTEVQDFICIYQNLEYLECKWKRSPKMPANSQQQLFFWHQELEQAVECPKYIESHKHRSGCNFTGNPVPQFTTINFCINGSSSEGPLKPAFMSLQIQDHVKSAATEKLHLQTRPDKQLQLNWECPAGRIPGHCLEWEVEHLMGTDAKPSRISTLETNLTLSFSDDSARNCFRVRSKLHKYCAEKSFWSDWSPQTCLPVKPTSPHELK, encoded by the exons ATGGCGAGTAACTCCTGGCTGCCTCTTTCAGCTGCGCTGCTATTGCTCCTGATAATGTGGGCTATGCGGTGCAGCGGGCTTACAG tggaCCCCCCTGAGGACCTTGCGGTATTCGACCCAGGTCATCTTGGACGTCTGAAGATTTCCTGGAGCCCCCCAGGCAGGTTGATCAACATGACAGAGTGCTCAGTATCCTATCACCTGGAGTACTTCGACACCTACAAGAACAGTTGGTCT GCCGTCAGGACTGCATGGAGCACCTACAGTgcccagtttgatctgatgAAAGATGTTAGAGTGAGAGTGTACACTATGCTGCAAGGACCATGCACCAACAATGCGATGGTGATGAGTACAAACTACACTGAGCTCATTCAGACACCTCCCAGCACAG GTGTTAGAGGTACCGAAGTCCAGGATTTTATCTGCATTTACCAAAACCTGGAGTACCTGGAGTGCAAGTGGAAAAGAAGTCCAAAGATGCCAGCAAACTCTCAGCAACAACTGTTTTTCTG GCATCAAGAACTAGAACAGGCAGTGGAGTGCCCCAAATACATtgaatcacacaaacacaggagtgGCTGCAACTTCACTGGAAATCCTGTCCCTCAATTCACAACTATCAACTTCTGTATAAATGGATCCTCCTCTGAAGGGCCCCTGAAACCAGCATTCATGTCCCTGCAAATACAAGACCATG tGAAGTCTGCTGCTACAGAGAAGCTGCATCTGCAAACACGTCCAGACAAGCAGCTCCAACTAAACTGGGAGTGTCCTGCTGGGAGGATTCCTGGACACTGCCTAGAGTGGGAGGTGGAACACCTTATGGGAACTGATGCCAAACCATCACGG ATTAGCACCTTAGAGACAAACCTGACTCTGTCGTTCAGTGATGACAGCGCGAGAAACTGCTTCAGGGTTCGGTCGAAACTGCATAAATACTGTGCAGAGAAGAGCTTCTGGAGTGATTGGAGTCCCCAGACATGTCTTCCAG tTAAACCAACATCTCCTCATGAGTTAAAGTAA